A window from Drosophila subobscura isolate 14011-0131.10 chromosome O, UCBerk_Dsub_1.0, whole genome shotgun sequence encodes these proteins:
- the LOC117898583 gene encoding fatty acyl-CoA reductase wat isoform X1: MSEMQQFYKDKIMLLTGGSGFLGKVIIEKLLRTTEVKRIYVLLRAKRGQEIQERFVSWESDPVFDILLRTQPKAMQRVTPIRADCQSSDLGLSAADRRLLIEEVQLVLHGAATVRFTEPLHIALAINTRAARLLLQLAKQMQRLEAFVHVSTAYSNCVVEKIEEKFYPEHLTCSADKVLELSESLDAELIDNMAPALMGRYPNTYTYTKALAEQVMQREAGDVPVGIFRPGVIIASYKEPMPGWIDNLYGPIAVLYGVAFGVLRITRLNVKAQAGIVPVDYSACMALATVWHTAIEAKPQGDPAIYNFTPSEENLITWGDFRDKAENLVHSYPLSKMMWCPFLHCTTTPWLFRLVAYFYHLLPGYAIDVVLRLRGQKPRMIKLYGKIHKNINILAPFVDTTWKFDTTNTQRLWQRMSSLDHSLFDFDMRGINWDDYFLHALSGIRIYLGKEQPTTIGRGKQILWRFQVLHRILQLTLCSVAAALLWSLLKLLAA; the protein is encoded by the exons ATGTCGGAAATGCAGCAATTTTATAAAGACAAAATCATGTTGCTAACTGGCGGCAGTGGATTCTTGGGCAAAG TGATCATTGAGAAGCTGCTGCGCACCACAGAGGTGAAGCGTATCTATGTGCTGCTCAGGGCCAAGCGCGGCCAGGAGATCCAGGAGCGCTTTGTGTCCTGGGAGAGCGATCCA GTCTTCGATATACTACTGAGAACCCAGCCCAAGGCCATGCAGCGTGTGACGCCCATTAGAGCCGATTGCCAGTCGTCCGATCTGGGTCTCAGTGCCGCCGATCGGCGGCTGCTGATTGAGGAGGTGCAACTGGTGCTGCACGGCGCTGCCACAGTGCGCTTCACAGAGCCGCTGCACATAGCGCTGGCCATCAATACGCGAGCcgcgcggctgctgctgcagctggccaagcaAATGCAGCGCCTGGAGGCCTTTGTGCATGTCTCCACGGCCTACTCCAACTGCGTGGTGGAGAAAATCGAGGAGAAGTTCTATCCGGAGCATCTGACCTGCTCGGCGGACAAGGTGCTGGAGCTGAGCGAGTCGCTGGACGCTGAGCTGATAGACAACATGGCACCCGCGCTGATGGGCAGATATCCCAacacctacacctacaccaAGGCGCTGGCGGAGCAAGTGATGCAGCGGGAGGCGGGCGACGTTCCCGTGGGCATCTTTCGACCGGGAGTTA TCATTGCCAGCTATAAGGAGCCCATGCCGGGCTGGATCGACAATCTGTACGGACCCATTGCCGTGCTGTATGGCGTGGCCTTTGGCGTGCTGCGCATCACGCGACTCAATGTGAAGGCACAGGCGGGCATTGTGCCCGTGGACTACTCAGCCTGCATGGCACTGGCCACGGTCTGGCACACGGCCATAGAGGCCAAGCCGCAGGGGGATCCGGCCATCTACAACTTCACGCCCAGCGAGGAGAACCTCATCACCTGGGGCGACTTTCGCGACAAAGCCGAAAATCTGGTGCACAGCTATCCGCTGAGCAAGATGATGTGGTGTCCATTTCTGCACTGCACCACCACCCCCTGGCTGTTTAGACTCGTGGCCTACTTCTACCATCTGCTGCCGGGCTATGCCATCGATGTGGTGCTGCGTTTGCGTGGCCAGAAGCCGCGCATGATCAAACTCTATgggaaaatacacaaaaacatcAACATCCTGGCACCCTTTGTGGACACCACGTGGAAGTTTGATACGACCAACAcgcagcggctgtggcagcgcATGTCCTCGCTGGATCACAGCTTGTTTGACTTTGACATGCGCGGCATCAACTGGGACGATTACTTTCTGCACGCGCTGTCCGGCATTCGCATTTACTTGGGCAAGGAGCAGCCCACCACCATAGGCAGGGGCAAGCAGATACTCTGGCG CTTTCAGGTCTTGCATCGCATTTTGCAGCTGACTTTGTGCAGCGTCGCTGCGGCTCTCTTGTGGTCTCTGCTTAAGCTCCTAGCTGCCtag
- the LOC117898594 gene encoding calmodulin — protein MSMDPTVSLEDLERRRRRASSARKASQTPQPPPHLAESEAMAVINEIFNPSLKLPDSGGHYTLPEEMSADDDVAPHELDISKLAELKEVFALFDTDCDGLISKDDLRFTYTALGNEPNEQLLEQMMLEAKEPLDYEAFVRLMSRRTQELDPEDVLLEAWSKWDDHGTGKIEERKIYEELTNYGDKMSLNEAKEALSHAPMAKPKSLEEPPMIDYPAFCRMLGGMRKRKET, from the exons ATGTCTATGGATCCAACAGTTTCCCTGGAGGATCTGGAGCGT cgtcgtcgtcgtgccaGCTCGGCGCGAAAGGCTTCACAGACACCTCAGCCGCCGCCACATTTGGCCGAATCGGAGGCCATGGCCGTGATCAATGAGATATTCAATCCCTCGCTGAAGCTGCCCGACAGCGGTGGCCACTACACGCTGCCGGAGGAGATGAGCGCCGACGATGATGTGGCGCCCCACGAGCTGGACATTTCGAAGCTAGCGGAGCTGAAGGAA GTGTTCGCGCTCTTTGACACGGACTGCGATGGCCTGATATCGAAGGATGATCTGCGCTTCACCTACACTGCCCTGGGCAACGAGCCcaacgagcagctgctggagcaaaTGATGCTGGAGGCCAAAGAACCGCTCGACTACGAGGCCTTTGTACGTCTGATGTCGCGCCGCACACAGGAACTGGATCCCGAGGATGTGCTGCTGGAGGCCTGGAGCAAATGGGACGACCATGGCACGGGCAAAATCGAAGAACGCAA AATCTACGAGGAACTGACCAACTATGGCGACAAAATGAGCCTCAACGAGGCCAAGGAGGCGCTCAGTCATGCGCCAATGGCCAAGCCCAAGTCCCTGGAGGAGCCGCCAATGATTGATTATCCAGCCTTCTGCCGCATGCTCGGCGGCATGCGCAAGCGAAAAGAAACCTAA
- the LOC117898583 gene encoding fatty acyl-CoA reductase wat isoform X2, which produces MSEMQQFYKDKIMLLTGGSGFLGKVIIEKLLRTTEVKRIYVLLRAKRGQEIQERFVSWESDPVFDILLRTQPKAMQRVTPIRADCQSSDLGLSAADRRLLIEEVQLVLHGAATVRFTEPLHIALAINTRAARLLLQLAKQMQRLEAFVHVSTAYSNCVVEKIEEKFYPEHLTCSADKVLELSESLDAELIDNMAPALMGRYPNTYTYTKALAEQVMQREAGDVPVGIFRPGVIIASYKEPMPGWIDNLYGPIAVLYGVAFGVLRITRLNVKAQAGIVPVDYSACMALATVWHTAIEAKPQGDPAIYNFTPSEENLITWGDFRDKAENLVHSYPLSKMMWCPFLHCTTTPWLFRLVAYFYHLLPGYAIDVVLRLRGQKPRMIKLYGKIHKNINILAPFVDTTWKFDTTNTQRLWQRMSSLDHSLFDFDMRGINWDDYFLHALSGIRIYLGKEQPTTIGRGKQILWRFFLAAFRSCIAFCS; this is translated from the exons ATGTCGGAAATGCAGCAATTTTATAAAGACAAAATCATGTTGCTAACTGGCGGCAGTGGATTCTTGGGCAAAG TGATCATTGAGAAGCTGCTGCGCACCACAGAGGTGAAGCGTATCTATGTGCTGCTCAGGGCCAAGCGCGGCCAGGAGATCCAGGAGCGCTTTGTGTCCTGGGAGAGCGATCCA GTCTTCGATATACTACTGAGAACCCAGCCCAAGGCCATGCAGCGTGTGACGCCCATTAGAGCCGATTGCCAGTCGTCCGATCTGGGTCTCAGTGCCGCCGATCGGCGGCTGCTGATTGAGGAGGTGCAACTGGTGCTGCACGGCGCTGCCACAGTGCGCTTCACAGAGCCGCTGCACATAGCGCTGGCCATCAATACGCGAGCcgcgcggctgctgctgcagctggccaagcaAATGCAGCGCCTGGAGGCCTTTGTGCATGTCTCCACGGCCTACTCCAACTGCGTGGTGGAGAAAATCGAGGAGAAGTTCTATCCGGAGCATCTGACCTGCTCGGCGGACAAGGTGCTGGAGCTGAGCGAGTCGCTGGACGCTGAGCTGATAGACAACATGGCACCCGCGCTGATGGGCAGATATCCCAacacctacacctacaccaAGGCGCTGGCGGAGCAAGTGATGCAGCGGGAGGCGGGCGACGTTCCCGTGGGCATCTTTCGACCGGGAGTTA TCATTGCCAGCTATAAGGAGCCCATGCCGGGCTGGATCGACAATCTGTACGGACCCATTGCCGTGCTGTATGGCGTGGCCTTTGGCGTGCTGCGCATCACGCGACTCAATGTGAAGGCACAGGCGGGCATTGTGCCCGTGGACTACTCAGCCTGCATGGCACTGGCCACGGTCTGGCACACGGCCATAGAGGCCAAGCCGCAGGGGGATCCGGCCATCTACAACTTCACGCCCAGCGAGGAGAACCTCATCACCTGGGGCGACTTTCGCGACAAAGCCGAAAATCTGGTGCACAGCTATCCGCTGAGCAAGATGATGTGGTGTCCATTTCTGCACTGCACCACCACCCCCTGGCTGTTTAGACTCGTGGCCTACTTCTACCATCTGCTGCCGGGCTATGCCATCGATGTGGTGCTGCGTTTGCGTGGCCAGAAGCCGCGCATGATCAAACTCTATgggaaaatacacaaaaacatcAACATCCTGGCACCCTTTGTGGACACCACGTGGAAGTTTGATACGACCAACAcgcagcggctgtggcagcgcATGTCCTCGCTGGATCACAGCTTGTTTGACTTTGACATGCGCGGCATCAACTGGGACGATTACTTTCTGCACGCGCTGTCCGGCATTCGCATTTACTTGGGCAAGGAGCAGCCCACCACCATAGGCAGGGGCAAGCAGATACTCTGGCG attttttCTCGCAGCTTTCAGGTCTTGCATCGCATTTTGCAGCTGA
- the LOC117898583 gene encoding fatty acyl-CoA reductase wat isoform X3 — MSEMQQFYKDKIMLLTGGSGFLGKVIIEKLLRTTEVKRIYVLLRAKRGQEIQERFVSWESDPVFDILLRTQPKAMQRVTPIRADCQSSDLGLSAADRRLLIEEVQLVLHGAATVRFTEPLHIALAINTRAARLLLQLAKQMQRLEAFVHVSTAYSNCLIDNMAPALMGRYPNTYTYTKALAEQVMQREAGDVPVGIFRPGVIIASYKEPMPGWIDNLYGPIAVLYGVAFGVLRITRLNVKAQAGIVPVDYSACMALATVWHTAIEAKPQGDPAIYNFTPSEENLITWGDFRDKAENLVHSYPLSKMMWCPFLHCTTTPWLFRLVAYFYHLLPGYAIDVVLRLRGQKPRMIKLYGKIHKNINILAPFVDTTWKFDTTNTQRLWQRMSSLDHSLFDFDMRGINWDDYFLHALSGIRIYLGKEQPTTIGRGKQILWRFQVLHRILQLTLCSVAAALLWSLLKLLAA; from the exons ATGTCGGAAATGCAGCAATTTTATAAAGACAAAATCATGTTGCTAACTGGCGGCAGTGGATTCTTGGGCAAAG TGATCATTGAGAAGCTGCTGCGCACCACAGAGGTGAAGCGTATCTATGTGCTGCTCAGGGCCAAGCGCGGCCAGGAGATCCAGGAGCGCTTTGTGTCCTGGGAGAGCGATCCA GTCTTCGATATACTACTGAGAACCCAGCCCAAGGCCATGCAGCGTGTGACGCCCATTAGAGCCGATTGCCAGTCGTCCGATCTGGGTCTCAGTGCCGCCGATCGGCGGCTGCTGATTGAGGAGGTGCAACTGGTGCTGCACGGCGCTGCCACAGTGCGCTTCACAGAGCCGCTGCACATAGCGCTGGCCATCAATACGCGAGCcgcgcggctgctgctgcagctggccaagcaAATGCAGCGCCTGGAGGCCTTTGTGCATGTCTCCACGGCCTACTCCAACTGC CTGATAGACAACATGGCACCCGCGCTGATGGGCAGATATCCCAacacctacacctacaccaAGGCGCTGGCGGAGCAAGTGATGCAGCGGGAGGCGGGCGACGTTCCCGTGGGCATCTTTCGACCGGGAGTTA TCATTGCCAGCTATAAGGAGCCCATGCCGGGCTGGATCGACAATCTGTACGGACCCATTGCCGTGCTGTATGGCGTGGCCTTTGGCGTGCTGCGCATCACGCGACTCAATGTGAAGGCACAGGCGGGCATTGTGCCCGTGGACTACTCAGCCTGCATGGCACTGGCCACGGTCTGGCACACGGCCATAGAGGCCAAGCCGCAGGGGGATCCGGCCATCTACAACTTCACGCCCAGCGAGGAGAACCTCATCACCTGGGGCGACTTTCGCGACAAAGCCGAAAATCTGGTGCACAGCTATCCGCTGAGCAAGATGATGTGGTGTCCATTTCTGCACTGCACCACCACCCCCTGGCTGTTTAGACTCGTGGCCTACTTCTACCATCTGCTGCCGGGCTATGCCATCGATGTGGTGCTGCGTTTGCGTGGCCAGAAGCCGCGCATGATCAAACTCTATgggaaaatacacaaaaacatcAACATCCTGGCACCCTTTGTGGACACCACGTGGAAGTTTGATACGACCAACAcgcagcggctgtggcagcgcATGTCCTCGCTGGATCACAGCTTGTTTGACTTTGACATGCGCGGCATCAACTGGGACGATTACTTTCTGCACGCGCTGTCCGGCATTCGCATTTACTTGGGCAAGGAGCAGCCCACCACCATAGGCAGGGGCAAGCAGATACTCTGGCG CTTTCAGGTCTTGCATCGCATTTTGCAGCTGACTTTGTGCAGCGTCGCTGCGGCTCTCTTGTGGTCTCTGCTTAAGCTCCTAGCTGCCtag